Proteins from one Lepidochelys kempii isolate rLepKem1 chromosome 6, rLepKem1.hap2, whole genome shotgun sequence genomic window:
- the TMEM41B gene encoding transmembrane protein 41B translates to MAQRRAAERGPGELASARPQRQRIEGRAHTEGGSARMSLLILVSIFLSAASIMFLVYKNFPQLSEEERECIKIPREMDDAKALGKVLSKYKDTFYVQVLVAYFATYVFLQTFAIPGSIFLSILSGFLYPFPLALFLVCLCSGLGASFCYMLSYLVGRPVVYRYLTEKAVKWSEQVERHREHLINYIIFLRITPFLPNWFINITSPVINVPLKVFFIGTFLGVAPPSFVAIKAGTTLYQLTTAGEAVSWNSVFVLMILAILSILPAVFQKKLKQKFE, encoded by the exons ATGGCGCAGCGGAGAGCGGCGGAGCGGGGCCCCGGCGAGCTGGCGAGCGCCCGGCCCCAGCGGCAGCGCATTGAAG GAAGGGCCCATACAGAAGGTGGATCAGCACGAATGTCACTCCTCATATTAGTGTCCATCTTTCTGTCTGCTGCTTCGATTATGTTTCTAGTATATAAAAATTTTCCACAGCTTAGTGA agaagagagagaatgtaTAAAGATTCCCAGAGAGATGGATGATGCTAAGGCCTTAGGAAAAGTCCTCTCCAAATACAAAGACACCTTCTACGTCCAAGTATTAGTGGCTTATTTTGCTACATATGTTTT CTTGCAAACATTTGCTATACCTGGCTCTATATTTCTCAGTATCCTCTCAGGGTTTCTTTATCCGTTCCCATTAGCCTTATTTCTTGTCTGTCTG TGTTCTGGACTTGGAGCCTCTTTCTGTTATATGCTTTCATATTTAGTTGGACGGCCAGTTGTGTACAGATATTTAACAGAGAAAGCAGTGAAATGGTCAGAACAG GTTGAACGACACAGAGAACACCTCATTAACTACATAATATTTTTGAGAATAAcgccttttcttcctaattggttTATCAATATTACATCTCCTGTAATAAATGTACCACTGAAAGTATTTTTCATTGGTACTTTTCTAG GTGTTGCACCACCATCTTTTGTAGCAATTAAGGCGGGAACAACACTGTACCAGCTTACAACAGCAGGGGAAGCAGTTTCCTGGAACTCTGTATTTGTTCTCATGATTCTAGCTATTCTCTCTATTCTGCCAGCTGTCTTCCAGAAGAAGCTTAAACAAAAGTTTGAATAA